One window of Halichondria panicea chromosome 7, odHalPani1.1, whole genome shotgun sequence genomic DNA carries:
- the LOC135339257 gene encoding uncharacterized protein LOC135339257 — translation MRKYLQTKLVVIGSVLSTVLWTLFLFHLYSDNTAFLPRPISANPVTEEEKLPDCMQLREEDPYPTSGEPLSGKNLCEAFTGTNRTVITEEEKLLDCMQLREEDPYPTSGEPLSGKNFCEAFTGTNRTDCVYLHPEIFHYVLFTNNPKDSVLGFREFLSIYSVDKFYKPEKIVIHCSQSITGKYWEMVQNLTTPIEMRLTDRITTIGKDKKKPSYVSHEADYLKIKSGFRDGGIYSDFDVVILNGSKLREMQRQSEIVIGRDNQECTRTCAGFFSSVPGSPFMGKWLDSYENNYRSGWIDNAGHVPARILHHCPECHRDITVDYHMSNWNDAVAKNWLKEGGLEWRQKAVAHYMNAGFMKPLKPPNELLSMSTPFSEMVKFVLGDTINDFIF, via the coding sequence ATGAGAAAGTATTTACAGACAAAGCTGGTGGTTATTGGCAGTGTACTGTCCACTGTACTCTGGACTTTGTTTCTGTTTCACTTGTATAGCGACAACACGGCGTTCCTCCCTAGGCCTATATCTGCAAATCCAGTTACCGAGGAGGAAAAGTTGCCAGACTGTATGCAGCTGAGGGAGGAAGATCCCTACCCGACTAGTGGAGAACCTCTCAGTGGAAAGAATTTGTGTGAAGCATTCACAGGAACAAACCGTACAGTTATTACCGAGGAGGAAAAGTTGCTAGACTGTATGCAGCTGAGGGAGGAAGATCCCTACCCGACTAGTGGAGAACCTCTCAGTGGAAAGAATTTTTGTGAAGCATTCACAGGAACAAACCGTACAGACTGTGTTTATCTTCATCCAGAGATATTTCACTATGTCCTATTTACAAACAATCCGAAAGACAGCGTATTGGGTTTTCGAGAGTTTTTGTCAATATATTCAGTGGATAAGTTTTATAAGCCAGAGAAGATTGTCATACATTGTAGCCAATCGATCACCGGCAAGTATTGGGAGATGGTGCAGAATTTGACCACTCCTATTGAGATGAGACTGACGGATCGAATAACTACGATTGGCAAGGATAAAAAGAAACCATCATATGTTTCCCATGAAGCAGACTATCTAAAAATCAAATCTGGCTTCAGAGACGGGGGCATTTATTCTGATTTTGATGTTGTCATCCTCAATGGTTCAAAATTGCGTGAAATGCAACGACAATCAGAGATAGTGATTGGCAGAGACAACCAAGAGTGTACCAGAACTTGTGCTGGATTTTTCTCAAGTGTTCCCGGCTCACCATTTATGGGGAAATGGTTGGACAGTTACGAGAATAACTACAGGTCTGGATGGATAGACAATGCAGGACATGTGCCAGCTCGAATACTACACCATTGCCCAGAATGTCATCGTGACATAACTGTTGATTATCACATGAGTAATTGGAATGACGCTGTGGCTAAAAACTGGTTGAAGGAAGGAGGGCTTGAGTGGAGGCAAAAAGCAGTGGCTCACTATATGAACGCGGGGTTTATGAAACCATTAAAACCACCAAATGAATTACTTAGTATGTCGACTCCATTCTCAGAGATGGTAAAGTTTGTACTAGGGGACACAATCAACGATTTTATCTTCTAA
- the LOC135338697 gene encoding uncharacterized protein LOC135338697, translated as MRNYSQTQLVAIGSVLSTVFWTLFLVQKFHLYSDNTAFLPSPRPISANPVTEDEKLPDCMQLREEDPYPTSGEPLSGKNFCEAFTGTNRTDCVYLHPEIFHYVLFTNNPKDSVLGFREFLSIYSVDKFYKPEKIVIHCSQSITGKYWEMVQNLTTPIEMRLTDRITTIGKDKKKPSYVSHEADYLKIKSGFRDGGIYSDFDVVILNGSKLREMQRQSEIVIGRDNQECTRTCAGFFSSVPGSPFMGKWLDSYKNNYRPGWIYNAGHVPSQILHHCPECHRDITVDYHMSNWNDAAAKNWLKEGGLEWRQKAVAHYMNTGFMKPLKPPNELLSMSTPFSEMVKFVLGDAINNFIF; from the coding sequence ATGAGAAATTATTCACAGACACAGCTGGTGGCTATTGGCAGTGTACTGTCCACTGTATTCTGGACTTTGTTTCTGGTGCAGAAGTTTCACTTGTATAGCGACAACACGGCGTTCCTCCCTAGCCCTAGGCCTATATCTGCAAATCCAGTTACCGAGGATGAAAAGTTGCCAGACTGTATGCAGCTGAGGGAGGAAGATCCCTACCCGACTAGTGGAGAACCTCTCAGTGGAAAGAATTTTTGTGAAGCATTCACAGGAACAAACCGTACAGACTGTGTTTATCTTCATCCAGAGATATTTCACTATGTCCTATTTACAAACAATCCGAAAGACAGCGTATTGGGTTTTCGAGAGTTTTTGTCAATATATTCAGTGGATAAGTTTTATAAGCCAGAGAAGATTGTCATACATTGTAGCCAATCGATCACCGGCAAGTATTGGGAGATGGTGCAGAATTTGACCACTCCTATTGAGATGAGACTGACGGATCGAATAACTACGATTGGCAAGGATAAAAAGAAACCATCATATGTTTCCCATGAAGCAGACTATCTAAAAATCAAATCTGGCTTCAGAGACGGGGGCATTTATTCTGATTTTGATGTTGTCATCCTCAATGGTTCAAAATTGCGTGAAATGCAACGACAATCAGAGATAGTGATTGGCAGAGACAACCAAGAGTGTACCAGAACTTGTGCTGGATTTTTCTCAAGTGTTCCCGGCTCACCATTTATGGGGAAATGGTTGGACAGTTACAAGAATAACTACAGGCCTGGATGGATATACAATGCAGGACATGTGCCAAGTCAAATACTACACCATTGCCCAGAATGTCATCGTGACATAACTGTTGATTATCACATGAGTAATTGGAATGACGCTGCGGCTAAAAACTGGTTGAAGGAAGGAGGGCTTGAGTGGAGGCAAAAAGCAGTGGCTCACTATATGAACACAGGGTTTATGAAACCATTAAAACCACCAAATGAATTACTTAGTATGTCGACTCCATTCTCAGAGATGGTAAAGTTTGTTCTAGGGGACGCAATCAACAATTTTATCTTCTAA
- the LOC135338696 gene encoding ribosome-releasing factor 2, mitochondrial-like isoform X1 encodes MAHRVCVVCRELWQQGCVQAGRGSSPRCPVLRKFSGGVGRGQEVCSSDETIRNVGIMAHIDAGKTTTTERMLYYAGFIRRMGDVDDGNTVMDFMKQERERGITINSAAISFNWSSHRINLIDTPGHVDFTFEVERSLRVLDGAVAILDGSAGVEAQTITVWRQANRHGIPRIAFINKMDKPNANLVDCVRSIEDKLDTTPLITQLPLGAAKDFTGVIDLVTMELLVWGKGGDGSRFTRLPLIPKDNENRTGDFTKLSRLSELVKDTPLNERGMEEALEARNNLAEQVITLDNELMEMLARDSLEPLTISDLHLRGGIRRLTRGQLVTPILCGSSLRNIGVQPLMDAIVEYLPSPLERGVTVPESLKDLYAYAFKVSYDRRRGHMVYLRIYSGELKPQNTVHNITRKVDERITRVLLMMADEQKEMQSMAKGNIAVAVGMKNTYTGDTIVLSSTAAASASADSTSLSLEVLDLPPPVFFCSVEPSSAAYQKDLDHALSCLTREDPSLRVTVNEDTAQTVLSGMGELHLEIVHDRLVRDYGIECSLGKLQVAYREAPTVSITKEVTKEQTLGGKKHTVTCTLTVEPDTGGNHGDKPLVQLKTGRSTIGLGHSKAEILEAVVAGVDSACLQGPLLAFPVQNVGVSVTSLSLGSVTSLTVLSACIAEGVVKALRESCSQLLEPCTELVVSVPDEQLGPVLSDLTSQRRAQVREVAVAKDTRVIHALVPLAALMGYSTALRSLTSGTGTFSATFTHYEPVSKEQEKTIRDTFRGYSF; translated from the exons ATGGCACACAGGGTGTGTGTAGTTTGTAGAGAGCTATGGCAACAAGGATGCGTGCAGGCTGGTAGAGGGTCCTCCCCAAGATGCCCAGTGCTCAGAA AATTCAGTGGAGGAGTGGGCAGAGGTCAGGAGGTGTGCAGCAGCGATGAGACCATTCGTAACGTTGGTATAATGGCGCACATTGATGCTGGGAAAACTACCACCACTGAGCGAATGCTTTACTACGCTGGCTTCATCAGGAGGATGGGTG ATGTGGATGATGGTAACACTGTGATGGACTTCATGAAgcaggagagagagagagggataacGATAAACTCGGCAGCTATATCCTTTAATTGGAGCAGTCACCGAATCAACCTCATAGACACTCCAG gaCACGTTGACTTTACCTTCGAGGTTGAGCGGTCACTACGAGTGTTGGACGGTGCAGTGGCCATTCTGGATGGCTCTGCCGGAGTGGAGGCCCAAACTATCACCGTTTGGAGACAGGCCAATCGTCATGGCATCCCAAGAATTGCGTTTATCAACAAAATGGACAAACCAAATGCAAA ccttgttgactgtgtGAGATCAATAGAGGACAAGTTGGATACCACACCGCTGATTACACAACTGCCTCTGGGTGCTGCTAAGGATTTCACTGGGGTTATCGATCTCGTTACCATGGAACTCCTGGTATGGGGAAAAGGGGGAGACGGATCACGTTTCACTCGATTACCGCTGATACCAAAAGACAATGAAAATAGAACTGGAGATTTTACCAAACTCAGTAGATTATCGGAGCTGGTTAAAGACACTCCCCTGAATGAACGAGGGATGGAGGAAGCTTTGGAGGCTCGGAACAACCTTGCTGAACAG GTGATCACTCTTGACAATGAGCTCATGGAGATGCTTGCGAGAGATTCATTGGAGCCCCTTACTATCAGTGACCTCCATCTCCGCGGTGGTATCAGGCGATTGACCCGGGGGCAGTTGGTCACGCCCATCCTGTGTGGGAGCTCTCTGCGGAACATTGGAGTCCAGCCGCTCATGGACGCTATAGTGGAGTACCTACCCAGTCCCCTGGAGAGAGGAGTTACTGT GCCTGAATCTCTGAAGGATTTGTATGCGTATGCGTTCAAAGTGAGCTACGACAGGAGGCGTGGTCACATGGTGTACCTGCGTATCTACTCGGGGGAACTGAAACCACAGAACACAGTTCATAACATCACCAGAAAAGTGGA CGAGAGAATAACTCGAGTATTGCTTATGATGGCGGACGAGCAAAAAGAAATGCAATCCATGGCTAAAGGAAACATTGCCGTAGCTGTCGGAATGAAAAAT ACGTATACAGGTGACACCATAGTCCTGTCCTCTACAGCTGCTGCCTCGGCCAGTGCAGACAGCACCTCTCTGAGTTTAGAAGTGCTGGACTTACCTCCTCCTGTCTTCTTCTGTAGTGTGGAACCGTCCTCTGCAGCCTACCAGAAAG ATCTTGACCACGCCCTTTCCTGCCTTACCCGAGAAGATCCGAGTCTCAGAGTGACTGTGAACGAGGACACGGCCCAAACAGTCCTCTCTGGAATGGGGGAGCTACATTTAGAGATAGTCCACGATCGGCTGGTGAGGGATTATGGAATAGAGTGCTCCCTCGGTAAACTGCAGGTGGCGTATAGAGAAGCTCCGACAGTGTCCATCACTAAAGAAG TTACAAAGGAGCAAACCCTGGGCGGAAAGAAGCACACTGTTACGTGTACATTAACTGTGGAGCCGGACACTGGAGGTAACCATGGAGACAAGCCACTCGTCCAACTCAAAACTGGGAGGAGTACGATTGGATTGGGGCACAGCAAAGCAGAGATACTGGAGGCTGTGGTAGCAGGTGTGGACAGTGCTTGCTTGCAAG GTCCCCTGCTGGCATTCCCGGTACAGAATGTGGGTGTGTCCGTGACCTCCCTCTCCCTCGGCAGTGTTACGTCACTGACTGTCCTCTCGGCATGTATTGcagagggtgtggtcaaagCGTTGAGAGAATCATGCTCACAG CTGCTTGAGCCGTGTACTGAGCTGGTTGTGAGTGTACCAGATGAGCAGTTAGGGCCAGTGCTCAGTGATCTAACATCTCAGCGACGAGCCCAAGTGAGGGAGGTGGCTGTTGCCAAGGATACCAGGGTCATACACGCATTGGTGCCCCTCGCTGCACTAATG GGTTATTCCACTGCACTGCGATCGCTGACGAGTGGTACGGGCACCTTCTCAGCCACCTTTACCCATTATGAACCAGTTAGCAAAGAGCAGGAAAAAACTATTAGAGACACTTTTAGAGGTTATTCTTTTTAG
- the LOC135338696 gene encoding ribosome-releasing factor 2, mitochondrial-like isoform X2 — translation MALPEWRPKLSPFGDRPIVMASQELRLSTKWTNQMQICVYSLVDCVRSIEDKLDTTPLITQLPLGAAKDFTGVIDLVTMELLVWGKGGDGSRFTRLPLIPKDNENRTGDFTKLSRLSELVKDTPLNERGMEEALEARNNLAEQVITLDNELMEMLARDSLEPLTISDLHLRGGIRRLTRGQLVTPILCGSSLRNIGVQPLMDAIVEYLPSPLERGVTVPESLKDLYAYAFKVSYDRRRGHMVYLRIYSGELKPQNTVHNITRKVDERITRVLLMMADEQKEMQSMAKGNIAVAVGMKNTYTGDTIVLSSTAAASASADSTSLSLEVLDLPPPVFFCSVEPSSAAYQKDLDHALSCLTREDPSLRVTVNEDTAQTVLSGMGELHLEIVHDRLVRDYGIECSLGKLQVAYREAPTVSITKEVTKEQTLGGKKHTVTCTLTVEPDTGGNHGDKPLVQLKTGRSTIGLGHSKAEILEAVVAGVDSACLQGPLLAFPVQNVGVSVTSLSLGSVTSLTVLSACIAEGVVKALRESCSQLLEPCTELVVSVPDEQLGPVLSDLTSQRRAQVREVAVAKDTRVIHALVPLAALMGYSTALRSLTSGTGTFSATFTHYEPVSKEQEKTIRDTFRGYSF, via the exons ATGGCTCTGCCGGAGTGGAGGCCCAAACTATCACCGTTTGGAGACAGGCCAATCGTCATGGCATCCCAAGAATTGCGTTTATCAACAAAATGGACAAACCAAATGCAAA TTTGTGTCTAtagccttgttgactgtgtGAGATCAATAGAGGACAAGTTGGATACCACACCGCTGATTACACAACTGCCTCTGGGTGCTGCTAAGGATTTCACTGGGGTTATCGATCTCGTTACCATGGAACTCCTGGTATGGGGAAAAGGGGGAGACGGATCACGTTTCACTCGATTACCGCTGATACCAAAAGACAATGAAAATAGAACTGGAGATTTTACCAAACTCAGTAGATTATCGGAGCTGGTTAAAGACACTCCCCTGAATGAACGAGGGATGGAGGAAGCTTTGGAGGCTCGGAACAACCTTGCTGAACAG GTGATCACTCTTGACAATGAGCTCATGGAGATGCTTGCGAGAGATTCATTGGAGCCCCTTACTATCAGTGACCTCCATCTCCGCGGTGGTATCAGGCGATTGACCCGGGGGCAGTTGGTCACGCCCATCCTGTGTGGGAGCTCTCTGCGGAACATTGGAGTCCAGCCGCTCATGGACGCTATAGTGGAGTACCTACCCAGTCCCCTGGAGAGAGGAGTTACTGT GCCTGAATCTCTGAAGGATTTGTATGCGTATGCGTTCAAAGTGAGCTACGACAGGAGGCGTGGTCACATGGTGTACCTGCGTATCTACTCGGGGGAACTGAAACCACAGAACACAGTTCATAACATCACCAGAAAAGTGGA CGAGAGAATAACTCGAGTATTGCTTATGATGGCGGACGAGCAAAAAGAAATGCAATCCATGGCTAAAGGAAACATTGCCGTAGCTGTCGGAATGAAAAAT ACGTATACAGGTGACACCATAGTCCTGTCCTCTACAGCTGCTGCCTCGGCCAGTGCAGACAGCACCTCTCTGAGTTTAGAAGTGCTGGACTTACCTCCTCCTGTCTTCTTCTGTAGTGTGGAACCGTCCTCTGCAGCCTACCAGAAAG ATCTTGACCACGCCCTTTCCTGCCTTACCCGAGAAGATCCGAGTCTCAGAGTGACTGTGAACGAGGACACGGCCCAAACAGTCCTCTCTGGAATGGGGGAGCTACATTTAGAGATAGTCCACGATCGGCTGGTGAGGGATTATGGAATAGAGTGCTCCCTCGGTAAACTGCAGGTGGCGTATAGAGAAGCTCCGACAGTGTCCATCACTAAAGAAG TTACAAAGGAGCAAACCCTGGGCGGAAAGAAGCACACTGTTACGTGTACATTAACTGTGGAGCCGGACACTGGAGGTAACCATGGAGACAAGCCACTCGTCCAACTCAAAACTGGGAGGAGTACGATTGGATTGGGGCACAGCAAAGCAGAGATACTGGAGGCTGTGGTAGCAGGTGTGGACAGTGCTTGCTTGCAAG GTCCCCTGCTGGCATTCCCGGTACAGAATGTGGGTGTGTCCGTGACCTCCCTCTCCCTCGGCAGTGTTACGTCACTGACTGTCCTCTCGGCATGTATTGcagagggtgtggtcaaagCGTTGAGAGAATCATGCTCACAG CTGCTTGAGCCGTGTACTGAGCTGGTTGTGAGTGTACCAGATGAGCAGTTAGGGCCAGTGCTCAGTGATCTAACATCTCAGCGACGAGCCCAAGTGAGGGAGGTGGCTGTTGCCAAGGATACCAGGGTCATACACGCATTGGTGCCCCTCGCTGCACTAATG GGTTATTCCACTGCACTGCGATCGCTGACGAGTGGTACGGGCACCTTCTCAGCCACCTTTACCCATTATGAACCAGTTAGCAAAGAGCAGGAAAAAACTATTAGAGACACTTTTAGAGGTTATTCTTTTTAG
- the LOC135338695 gene encoding putative elongator complex protein 1: protein MRNLVGTNLTTVPSQAGQLSVLHQFCVDADKLCVWLAADNELCCIEENGRFMNMAPLSSHLTPGDTVIAMEFVPDLESVCLALSSGDILMYNTMSCDLECVGGVDAGLAGMSWSPDQDVVILVTKDDKLVLMTMDFDSIVETTLHPEDFGESQPVTVGWGKKETQFHGSQGKPKPQAAQKPEVAPALSWDDGRTRVSWRGDGEYFVVSCIDSASGARRIRVYNRMCVLQATSDNCNGLGQCLHWRPSGNLIASSQMKPHRQDIVFFERNGLQHGEFPLQEGAWLVQEVCWNNDSSVLAVLLKNGDSDQQATHTTKVQLWTVGNYHWYLKQEIRVKRSKKTTPTGDLVGIVWDPIKPLRLHMLTTDGDYWCYNWRWCVDTSHTHSPQNSAPVAVIDGACILLTSFRFSVIPPPMASHKISMTTPVTSVSFAPSPMSNNFLALLADGSVAVFGCDEKAAVSKDTLGFRQLNECPKLVGMATVDVECVRCVAWWKPDKLLAVGRKEGQEVIVECNLSLGSEVNISVNYRVPSPSPVFSLCVNPNTGSAIAQLADGKGLLWIRSDGSSLNLEPASRVLPDGQTCEQIALAVFNGEERVVGLNEFSGALYVGGAKVTSGCTSFALHNEFLLLTTTAHVLRFISLTSEPQALPDISQSSLQDKSVRSLERGSKLVCVVPYDSRVVLQMPRGNLETIYPRALVLSSVRRALDRIDYKSAFIAMRKHRINLNLLHDHNPQVFMKRVGDFVEQLERVNFINLFLTELKEEDVTTTMYLRLAETYCEGGGVSDSREGGGVSDSCEGGGRNKVDSVCAAVRGALVSKGTNKYLLSIITTHVRETTPNLEAVLAILKNLKAHTDRSLADEAVKYALLLVDVNELYNIALGMYDFALVLLVAEKSQKDPKEYLPFLNELRKLPVDYQRYKIDVYLQRYGRALEHICKCGSDKFSECLALIRTRSLYSQALAIYSDITSSEYKEIAASYGVHLRSNGKHREAGLMFAQCGDCEEALKSFEKSGDWRQVFPLSAQLQYSQPDTAALARRIANHLKSVKRHTEAAQVLLDYARDVVEGVVTLLEGSCWEEALRLAHLHCQSNLVESHIRPSVMEAASSQLALFETMETTFVRHTSRLEVVRRLKREKEQAILEGTYVADERDVDLFSDTSSVTGRSSVSSLPSSVLSKASGRSSKNRRKAERKKHSLREGSTHEDVALMEALAEIVGTVDRLQDSVSSLLSMLVLFGLMDTGRALQTVFERLLGVVKMRVKEVWSPAVKLESKENTTQGVIGPAATVNSIVAAMQSSSKEDNSSIGVSSSPQLRNNVNWKLDVFT, encoded by the exons ATGAGGAACCTGGTTGGTACCAATCTCACCACTGTGCCCTCACAAGCCGGACAGCTCTCCGTCCTCCACCAGTTCTGTGTGGATGCCGACAAGCTGTGCGTGTGGCTGGCTGCAGACAATGAGCTCTGCTGTATAGAGGAAAATGGAAGG TTTATGAACATGGCACCTCTCTCAAGTCACCTGACACCCGGGGACACAGTCATAGCAATGGAATTCGTGCCAGATCTTGAATCTGTATGTCTGGCACTGTCGAGTGGTGACATCCTTATGTATAACACGATGTCATGTGACCtggagtgtgtgggcggggtgGATGCTGGTCTGGCCGGTATGAGCTGGAGCCCTGATCAAGACGTTGTCATTTTGGTTACAAAGGATGACAAATTAGTCCTCATGACGATGGATTTCGACTCAATTGTGGAAACCACTCTTCATCCTGAAGACTTCGGTGAAT CTCAGCCGGTGACAGTCGGGTGGGGGAAGAAGGAGACACAGTTCCATGGCTCTCAGGGGAAGCCAAAACCTCAGGCAGCTCAAAAACCG GAAGTGGCTCCTGCCCTGAGCTGGGACGATGGGAGAACAAGAGTTAGTTGGCGTGGTGATGGAGAGTATTTTGTGGTGAGCTGTATCGATTCGGCCAGCGGAGCACGGAGGATTCGTGTCTATAACAGAATGTGTGTGCTGCAAGCCACCAGTGACAACTGTAACGGCCTGGGGCAATGTCTACATTGGAG GCCCAGTGGTAATCTGATAGCATCGTCTCAAATGAAGCCTCATCGACAAGACATCGTGTTCTTTGAGCGCAACGGCCTTCAGCATGGGGAATTCCCCCTACAGGAAGGGGCGTGGCTTGTACAGGAGGTGTGCTGGAACAATGACTCAAGTGTGCTGGCAGTGTTACTGAAAAATGGAGACAGTGATCAACAAGCAACTCACACTACCAAAG ttcAGTTGTGGACGGTGGGTAATTATCATTGGTATCTGAAGCAAGAGatcagggtcaaaaggtcaaagaaaaccacacccacaggcGATCTGGTTGGCATTGTGTGGGATCCAATTAAGCCACTGAGACTTCACATGCTCACTACAG ATGGAGACTACTGGTGCTATAACTGGCGTTGGTGCGTGGacacaagccacacccactcccctCAAAACTCCGCCCCTGTCGCCGTTATCGACGGAGCCTGTATTCTCCTCACCTCGTTCCGTTTCAGTGTGATACCACCTCCTATGGCTTCACACAAAATCTCCATGACGACACCTGTGACGTCCGTCTCATTTGCCCCATCCCCTATGAGCAACAATTTCCTCGCTCTACTGGCAGATGGTTCTGTAGCTGTGTTTGGCTGTGACGAGAAAGCAGCTGTTTCAAAGGACACACTTGGTTTTCGGCAGTTAAATGAGTGTCCGAAACTTGTTGGTATGGCTACGGTGgatgtggagtgtgtgagatGTGTGGCTTGGTGGAAGCCAGACAAGCTATTGGCCGTTGGCAGGAAAGAAGGACAAGAAGTTATTGTGGAATGTAACCTCTCAttggggtcagaggtcaacatCAGTGTCAA CTATAGAgtgccctccccctcccctgtATTCTCACTCTGTGTCAACCCTAACACCGGCTCAGCCATTGCACAGCTGGCAGACGGTAAGGGATTGCTATGGATACGATCAGATGGGTCCTCCCTCAATTTGGAGCCTGCTTCAAGAGTGCTTCCTGACGGCCAGACTTGCGAACAAATTGCACTGGCTGTGTTTAACGGCGAG GAACGTGTAGTTGGTCTGAACGAGTTCTCGGGTGCTCTGTATGTGGGCGGAGCAAAAGTGACCTCTGGATGCACGTCGTTTGCCCTCCACAACGAGTTTCTGTTGCTAACGACCACTGCACATGTACTCAGATTTATCAGTTTGACCTCTGAGCCccaag CTCTCCCTGACATTTCTCAGTCGTCCCTGCAAGATAAGTCAGTGCGATCTTTAGAGAGAGGCTCAAAGCTCGTGTGTGTGGTACCGTACGACAGCAGGGTGGTGTTGCAGATGCCTCGAGGCAATCTGGAGACCATCTACCCTCGGGCGTTGGTACTGTCCAGTGTGCGTAGAGCTCTGGATCGTATCGACTACAAGAGTGCTTTTATTGCCATGAGAAAACATCGAATCAACCTCAACCTACTCCATGATCACAACCCTCAG GTGTTCATGAAGCGTGTGGGTGACTTTGTAGAGCAGCTGGAGAGAGTGAACTTCATCAATCTGTTCCTAACTGAGCTCAa AGAAGAGGATGTAACTACAACAATGTACCTGAGACTAGCAGAGACGTattgtgagggtggtggagtTAGTGACTCTCGTGAGGGTGGTGGAGTTAGTGACtcgtgtgagggtggtgggagGAACAAAGTagacagtgtgtgtgcagctgtGAGGGGTGCTCTTGTTTCCAAGGGAACAAACAAATACCTCCTTTCCATCATCACAACACATGTACGAGAGACCACACCCAACTTGGAGGCTGTGTTGGCCATTCTAAAGAACTTGAAAG CTCACACTGACAGGAGCTTGGCTGACGAGGCTGTCAAGTACGCCCTTCTCTTAGTGGACGTGAATGAGCTGTACAACATTGCCCTGGGCATGTATGACTTTGCCCTTGTGCTTCTGGTGGCGGAGAAGTCGCAAAAGGATCCGAAAGAGTATCTGCCGTTTTTGAATGAGCTTCGAAAGTTGCCCGTCGACTACCAGCGCTATAAAATTGATGTTTACTTACAGAGATATGGCAGAGCGCTGGAACATATTTGTAAATGTG GTAGTGACAAGTTCTCAGAATGTCTTGCGCTAATTAGAACTCGTTCTCTCTACTCTCAAGCTCTCGCTATCTACAGTGATATCACCTCAAGCGAATACAAG GAGATTGCTGCAAGTTACGGTGTTCACTTACGAAGCAATGGAAAGCATCGAGAAGCTGGACTCA TGTTTGCCCAGTGTGGGGATTGTGAAGAAGCTCTCAAGTCGTTTGAGAAGTCTGGTGACTGGAGACAGGTGTTCCCACTCTCAGCACAGCTGCAGTACTCTCAACCAGACACAGCTGCACTAGCAAGAAGAATCGCAA ACCATCTGAAGTCGGTCAAAAGGCACACTGAAGCTGCTCAAGTGCTACTGGACTATGCAAGGGACGTAgtagagggtgtggtcaccCTGCTGGAGGGCAGCTGCTGGGAGGAAGCATTGCGACTGGCCCACCTACACTGCCAATCCAATCTGGTCGAGAGCCATATCCGGCCGAGTGTTATGGAGGCTGCATCTTCACAGCTGGCTTTGTTTGAGACCATGGAGACCACGTTTGTCCGACACACCTCACGGCTTGAGGTGGTGAGGAGATTGAAGAGGGAGAAAGAGCAAGCTATACTTG AGGGTACGTATGTGGCTGACGAGAGAGATGTTGATCTTTTCTCCGACACGAGCAGTGTGACTGGTCGATCATCTGTGAGCTCCCTCCCCTCCAGTGTCCTCTCCAAAGCCTCAGG GAGGTCCTCAAAGAATCGTCGCAAGGCTGAACGAAAGAAGCACAGTCTTAGAGAAGGAAGTACTCACGAGGATGTGGCTCTGATGGAAGCTCTCGCCGAGATTGTCGGTACGGTTGACCGACTACAAGACAGCGTTTCTagtctactgagcatgctcgtACTGTTTGGCTTGATGGATACGGGGAGAGCGTTGCAGACGGTGTTTGAACGATTattgggtgtggtcaagatgAGAGTGAAAGAGGTGTGGTCACCTGCTGTGAAGTTGGAGAGCAAGGAAAACACAACACAG GGTGTGATTGGACCTGCTGCAACAGTGAACAGTATAGTAGCTGCAATGCAATCTTCATCTAAAGAGGACAATTCTTCCATTG GTGTGTCATCATCGCCTCAACTGAGAAACAATGTGAACTGGAAACTTGATGTATTTACTTAG
- the LOC135338700 gene encoding uncharacterized protein C9orf85 homolog: MTTIKSQKYHNAIAYNPARHGQSRQVKQAASVSLGGLCGRCTEKIAWRKKYDKYKPLTVPKKCTLCEQKTVKQAYHQLCQPCAEMKGVCAKCVKNTHIVESFAPDKSQEIREESQYRSGLRTMKERERRTLLREQAKGTVPSPKKTVVDHSLDDQEDQ, translated from the exons ATGACTACAATAAAGAGCCAGAAGTACCATAACGCCATTGCTTACAACCCTGCAAGACATGGGCAGAGTAGACAGGTCAAACAAGCTGCATCAGTCAGCCTCGGAGGTCTGTGTGGAAGGTGCACGGAGAAAATAGCGTGGAGAAAAAAATATGACAAATACAAACCTTTAACTGTTCCAAAAAAATG TACTTTGTGTGAGCAAAAGACGGTGAAACAAGCGTATCATCAGCTTTGTCAGCCTTGTGCTGAAATGAAGGGTGTGTGTGCCAAGTGTGTCAAGAACACACACATTGTAGAAAG TTTTGCTCCAGACAAAAGCCAGGAGATAAGAGAAGAGTCTCAGTACAGAAGTGGACTAAGGACAATGAAAGAGAGAGAAAGAA GGACTCTCCTGAGAGAGCAAGCGAAAGGAACAGTCCCCTCTCCTAAGAAAACAGTTGTGGACCATTCATTAGACGACCAAGAAGACCAATAA